In the Bombiscardovia apis genome, GTATCTAAAGACCATCACAAATGGAGAGGTGAAAGAGCCGTCAGCTTTGGGCTGGAAGGTGCGCCAAGGCACAATCAGCATAATGGCCACCAGAGCGCCCACATAGAAAATGAGCACGCGCACGATAATCTCGTTAATAGCCTTGGGCAAGACCTTACGCGGATTCTGCGTTTCCGAAACAGTAACGCCCACAAACTCAATCATTTCGTAAGCGAAGAAGACCATTTGGAAACTCATAAAGAAGGAGAGCCAGCCGTTCGGTGCCAGCGAGAAACCATTGACGATGTTGTCAATGCCCGCGTGGCCAGCCGGAGAGGCAGGTTCAGAACCCGACATGTGGACCGCAGGATAGTTGAAATGCACAGCTACCATCACAATCGCAGTCACAATCATGGCAATAATAAGCGTGATTTTAATCATCGAGAACCAAAACTCAGCCTCGCCGAACACTTTGACGGCAATGAGATTGATGGCCACCATAGCAAGGAGAAACGCTAGCTCAATAACGAAGCGCCAGGCGGAAAGATCGATGCCGAAAGTGTTGAAGAAGGTCACAAAATACGTACCCACAGCCGTTAGCTCAGACATACCAATCAAAATCAGCACAATCCAATACGACCAGCCAGCAAAGGAACCCCAGCCCTTGCCTAAATAGCGGGTAATAAAGGAGATGAACGTGTGCTGGTCAGGGTCGGCATACATAAGCTCGCCGATAGCGCGCATAAGTAGGAACATAATAATGCCGACGGCAATGTATACAAAGACGATGGAAGGGCCAGTCAAAGCAATCGACTTGCCGGAGCCCAGGAAGAGGCCGGTGCCAATAGTGCCACCGATAGCGATAAACTGCACATGGCGCTTGCTCAAGCCGCGCTCCATGCTGTTTTCGCTAGCTTTCAGGGCAGAGCCGGCGCTAGGTTCCTTCATATTCTCTGTATTTACGGTACGCATAGGCCTCCTATCCTAACTCGCCCGCCGGAACGAAGCAGCTTGACGGTCCACAAAGCGAGACAAAAAAGCGAGACAAAAATGAGCGGTTCCACCCGCTGAGATAGACTCATATCCAAAGCTCAAGCTCGCGGCACAAGCCCACAAGGCGCGCAAAGAGGGCAGCAAACGGGATGAAGTGGGGAGATATGAGCAACGCACAGACCACAGTCGAAGCCGCGGATAAGAGCAGCGGCGGCGGAACTTTACGACGGAACCTCAAAAACCGCCACATTCAGCTCATTTCGCTCGGCGGAGCCATCGGAACCGGGCTTTTTTACGGTTCAAGCGAGTCTATTACGCTAGCCGGTCCGGCAATTCTGATTGCCTACCTTATCGGCGGAGGCGCAATATTTATGATTGTGCGAGCTCTAAGCGAGATGAGCGTTGAAGATGCCCAAGCAGGCGCTTTCTCCTACTACGCGACCCGTTATTGGTCTAAGCGGGCGGGCTTCGTCTCCGGCTGGAATTACTGGTTTAACTACATTCTGGTTTCGATGGTAGAGCTAGCGGTCGTAGGCTCTTTTGTGAACTACTGGTTCCCTGGTATCCCCGCTTGGGTGTCTGCTGCGGCTTTTCTCGTGATTATTACTGCCACTAATCTGATGGGCGTTGCGCAGTTTGGCGAGTTTGAATTCTGGTTTGCCATCATTAAAATAGCGGCTATTATCGCTATGATTATAGGCGGCGCAGCAGTCGTCATTATGGGACTTCCCAGCGCTGGCGGCGTGGGAGCATCGTTCGCAAATTGGTTCAACGACGGTGGCTTTATGGCTACCGGGCTGCTGCGCAAGAGTGCGAGCGGCAACTGGACCGGACTGCTCATGGCGCTCACCGTGGTGATGTTCAGCTTCGGAGGCACTGAGCTCATAGGCATTACCGCAGGCGAAACCGCTGAACCGCGCAAAACAATACCGCGCGCTACTAACGACATTATTTGGCGAATCTTAGTCTTCTATATTGGCGCTCTCGGCATTATTATGGCCGTAGTTCCTTGGCGCTCAATTGGTCAGCCCGACGCAAACGGCGTGGTAGCGAGCCCCTTCGTGCAAATCTTCGATTCGGTTGGAGTCCACGCGGCCGCAGGCATTCTCAACTTCGTCTGTCTCACTGCCGTCATGAGCGTTTACAATTCTGCGCTGTACTCCAACTCCCGCATGCTCTATTCACTGGCCCAGCAGGGCAACGCACCCAAGTATCTGACTCGACTTTCGCGCTCAGGTGTGCCCTATGCTGGCGTACTCACCTCGGCCGGCATCACAGTAATCGCCGTCATCGTAGTCTTTTTGTGGCCGCAGTTTGCCTTCAACTACCTTATGAGTGTGGCCACAATCGCGGCTTTACTCAACTGGACCATCATCATGATTACCGAGATGAAGTTCCGCCGAGCCGTAGCCGCAGGAAACGGCCCCAAGGAACTCGCCGGCAAGAAGGGTCAAGAAGCGCTCGACGCCATCATCTTCAAGCTACCCTGGCCCCGAGTCACGCCGTGGGTGGTCCTCGCCTTCATGGCCCTAGTAGTAGCACTAATGTTCTTCTCACCCTCCTACCGCATCGCCCTCATCATAGGCCCAATCTGGCTAGCCCTGCTCCTAGCAGCCTACCAACTAGCTGCCAAGAACAAAGGCTGAGTTCACGCCTGATTGACACTCCTGCTCCTAAAAGTCAGCAGCTACGCGCAAGCCGTAAATGTGAGGGATAGGGGCTGAAACAGACGACAGGGTAACGCGAATCCGCGGCTTTGGCGCTTGGTTCACAAGGCTCGCTGGAATACCGATGTAGTGCCAGCTGGGTGCCGAATCCTGTTGGTTACGGTCTATATCGGAAGAGTTCCACGCGGAGTCGAGACGGAAAGCGGCTATTCGGACAGCTTGGCGTGAATACTCGGCTTCGTTCCCAGCGAGCATTTGAGATGAGTGGTCACACAAATCTGGGCATGGATCTACGAACACTGCAAAAGCGCCAGAATCCGCCGGCTCACTCGAGTCGAACTCTTCAAGCGGACAGTCAGTTAACAACGCTATATAGTTCTTATCAGAGCGCTTATCAACTGCTAATTCGTAAGAAAACCAGCCGCCAGTGTCAGCATCTCGGAAGGTCCGACCGCCCGCAACCAGGGAACGCGAATTAGCAGAGGCCTTCAACTTTTTGGAACGCTCAATATTATTGCCCTGATCTGGTGTCAAAGAATCGATAATGCGCATGTGCGAATCCTGCTCACACTTGGCATAGATCGCTTCCCCACCCCGGCCGTCGTCAAGGTCAAAGTAGAGCGCGTACAAGCTACGATGCAACTGATAATACGGCAGCAGAAGCAAAGGTTCACTAATTCTGCCACTTTCAGAAGTGCTGTTTACCGGGCCTCTATCGAGAGTAAAAGCAAAAGAAATAGACTGGGTTGGCGGCTCAACAGGCTGGATATGAGATTCGATATGCTCCAGCCAGTGCTCGCGCGAAAGCCCTTGCGGAAGGCAAATCTGAGCACGCTGAGCGGCCTGCGCGTTAAACTTTCCAACGCGAACTAAGATGCCACCGTATGAATAGTTGGAAGTGGCATCTGTAGGCCCCAAGACTCCAGCAAGCAGAACCGGACCGTATGCGAAAGCTATCCAGTTGGGATTATCCGGAGCCTCAATAAAACGCAAACGCGCAGGAAGCGTAAGTTGCAGCCTCATCCCCGGCATTATAGGAAAGGTTAACCAACCATCAGCCATCACATTGCTCGGCTTGACTTGACTGCCGTCTATTTCCAAGGCTATATCGTTGGACTCCACCCAGTCTGGAATAGGCAGGCGCAACAGTACCGGTTCAGACCGCTTGGTAGCAGCCGCGAAGTCCGCACACTGGCTAGTTTTAGAGAAATCTAACGCATCGATAGTAAAATGGACAACCGATTCTTGGGGCAAATGAGCTTCTTGGCGAATAAGCAGACCGTGTATATAGTCCTCGACGGTTGACGAGACGAACTGGTTCACTACCACTGCATGATTGCGCAACAGGTATGCCGAATCCCCTAATTGAGTAAAGTTCTCAATACCGGTGCCTTGGCAGCACCAAAACTCACCAAACGGCACGCCGAATACTTTCGGATAACCGGCCTGCATGGGCTGAAAGTAAGTGGTCATGCCAGATTCTGGATCTTGGGAAGCAAGAATGGCGTTAGTAAAAGTCTGCTGATAATAATTGCTATATTTTGCCTCGCCCGTAAGCTCGAGCAGGAGTCGGGTCAACTTGAGCATGTTGTGGGCATTGCAGGTCTCACAAGTGGAATTGTCGTTATAACCGCCGTCGGCATTGCCGTTCGTAGTTGCATCTTCCCACAGCGCGCCCGGCTGATGGAAATGCTCGGCCTGCGAGTTACTACCATTGGCGTAGGTGTGACGGTCGGCTACCAGCTCCCAAAAGTTGCGCGCAGCACGCAAATAGAGGTCATCTTCAGCGCGGCAACCCAAGACTTGATAACGAGTGACGGCACCAATTAGCTTGGGTATAGTGGCGTTCGCATGCAACCCTGGAAGGCAATCCTCACCGGCAGCCAAGACCTCAAACAAGGGCAGCTCGTCGAAGAGCTGGGCGGCCTCCAAGTGCGTAGGCTTGCCAGTAAGTGCATACAAGCGATACAGTGCCTCGTTCATGCCACCGTATTCGATAGCAAGCATGTCGATACCGGGATGCGCCTTATGCCAGCGAATCACAAAATCTGCGAAGTCGCCTGCGGCAGCAAGCGCACTGAGGCGAACGCTACCATAAGGCGCGCTGCCGGCAGCATCAATCAAACCTTGCAAGAGCTTATGTAAGTTGTAGAAGGGCACTATCAGGCCGTCTTTACCGCCCGGCAATGCATCCACACGGAAGGCCGGGAGAAAACCAGCATTGGCAGGGTCTTTTTGGGCATACGCCTCTTGGGTTTGCCGTAGATTCTCAACCAATACACGCTGTATGGTTGCCAACTTGCGTCGCTCTTGTTCGCTAGCAAAACTCGCTTGCAATGCGTGGGAAATCGCAGACAAGTAATGCCCTACAAAATGACCGGTAAAACGGGGAGGCTGGTCGGTACCATCGGGGTTGGTTTCGGCGCTATATCCCCGCTCCCAGCCTCCGTAATTCTTTACCCCTTTAGTATCTAACCCGGCCTGCTGGCGAAACTCCACCATGAGCCGATCAGAGTCGAAACGGAACAAGTAATCAAGTTCCTTCTTTGCAGCCCGTATCCAGTACTCATCGTGTATCTCTACGCGCGATGCCCCCGCTGCTCGTAGCGCCTGTGCCACTATTACCGCCCCTCATTGAGTGTGATTCCACACCTATTCTAGAAGCGGGTGCCACCAGAGTACAACACAAGACAAAACCACTCAGGAGAAGACTTGAGGTCGCGTAACATGCGGAGGTCAGAAAGTAGGGTATAGTATTGCACACATTACAAGTCACAGAAGAGGTCGCTGAACTCATCAGTAACCGAGCTGAGGTACCGCGGTACCGGCGAAGCTTGGTAAAAGGGTGTTTGGCCGAAATCTTTAGATGCCGCAGAGTCTAAAGGTTGGGACTAGATTTAATAGGTCTAGGACTGTCGCAGCGGTTTCGCTGCGGAGCGCTATGGACGGTTTATGCGTGAACCTCAACCGGTGATGCTTGAGTAGCCTTGCGCCACTTTCAGCATATTCGGTTGGCGGTTAACGTCGTTTTTACGCTCCTTCTTACATATTGCAAGGAGGATGAGATATGGCCCAGCAGAAAGTCGCGGGCAATACAGCCACTGGAAGTAGTTCCGGCAATTCTGGCGGAGTGCAACGCAATCTCAAGGCCCGTCACGTCTCAATGATTGCCTTGGGCGGCTGCATCGGCACCGGTTTATTTATGACTTCTGGCTCCACTATCGCTAAGGCAGGCCCCGGTGGCGGCTTAGTAGCATACGGCGCTATGGGACTTATGGTCTATTTCCTCATGACTTCCCTAGGCGAACTCGCCACACACCTGCCCGTTTCCGGCTCGTTCGCCACTTACAATGCCCGCTTTGTAGACCCAGCACTGGGCTTCGCTATGGGTTGGAATTACTGGTTTAACTGGGCAATCACTGTGGCGGTCGATATCTCTACTGCCGCGCTCCTGATTCAATACTGGCTACCGAGCACGCCGGGCTGGGTTTGGAGCCTGCTCGTACTCGTGGTGATTTTCCTCATCAACGCTCTAACCGTCTCAACTTTTGGAGAGACCGAATTCTGGCTCTCGCTCATTAAGGTCATCACCGTTATCGTCTTCCTCGTTATCGGTTTCGCCATGATTTTCGGCATCATGTTCCAGCCAGCAGTAGGCCTGAAGAACTTCA is a window encoding:
- a CDS encoding amino acid permease, which encodes MKEPSAGSALKASENSMERGLSKRHVQFIAIGGTIGTGLFLGSGKSIALTGPSIVFVYIAVGIIMFLLMRAIGELMYADPDQHTFISFITRYLGKGWGSFAGWSYWIVLILIGMSELTAVGTYFVTFFNTFGIDLSAWRFVIELAFLLAMVAINLIAVKVFGEAEFWFSMIKITLIIAMIVTAIVMVAVHFNYPAVHMSGSEPASPAGHAGIDNIVNGFSLAPNGWLSFFMSFQMVFFAYEMIEFVGVTVSETQNPRKVLPKAINEIIVRVLIFYVGALVAIMLIVPWRTFQPKADGSFTSPFVMVFRYAGLDWAAALVFFVVITAASSALNSLLYSAGRNLFQLASSAQSPALRSLGTISKRGRVPARAIIVSGLLILLSPILRTLPGFSSAFVLFASASSAVIIFIYILLLITHYRYRASDDFMEDGFLMPAYKWTGALAIAFFVFVYASLFLAADTRVSAICGLIWLVCFGGACLWRNRRQSAR
- a CDS encoding amino acid permease, with the translated sequence MSNAQTTVEAADKSSGGGTLRRNLKNRHIQLISLGGAIGTGLFYGSSESITLAGPAILIAYLIGGGAIFMIVRALSEMSVEDAQAGAFSYYATRYWSKRAGFVSGWNYWFNYILVSMVELAVVGSFVNYWFPGIPAWVSAAAFLVIITATNLMGVAQFGEFEFWFAIIKIAAIIAMIIGGAAVVIMGLPSAGGVGASFANWFNDGGFMATGLLRKSASGNWTGLLMALTVVMFSFGGTELIGITAGETAEPRKTIPRATNDIIWRILVFYIGALGIIMAVVPWRSIGQPDANGVVASPFVQIFDSVGVHAAAGILNFVCLTAVMSVYNSALYSNSRMLYSLAQQGNAPKYLTRLSRSGVPYAGVLTSAGITVIAVIVVFLWPQFAFNYLMSVATIAALLNWTIIMITEMKFRRAVAAGNGPKELAGKKGQEALDAIIFKLPWPRVTPWVVLAFMALVVALMFFSPSYRIALIIGPIWLALLLAAYQLAAKNKG
- a CDS encoding beta-L-arabinofuranosidase domain-containing protein, with the protein product MAQALRAAGASRVEIHDEYWIRAAKKELDYLFRFDSDRLMVEFRQQAGLDTKGVKNYGGWERGYSAETNPDGTDQPPRFTGHFVGHYLSAISHALQASFASEQERRKLATIQRVLVENLRQTQEAYAQKDPANAGFLPAFRVDALPGGKDGLIVPFYNLHKLLQGLIDAAGSAPYGSVRLSALAAAGDFADFVIRWHKAHPGIDMLAIEYGGMNEALYRLYALTGKPTHLEAAQLFDELPLFEVLAAGEDCLPGLHANATIPKLIGAVTRYQVLGCRAEDDLYLRAARNFWELVADRHTYANGSNSQAEHFHQPGALWEDATTNGNADGGYNDNSTCETCNAHNMLKLTRLLLELTGEAKYSNYYQQTFTNAILASQDPESGMTTYFQPMQAGYPKVFGVPFGEFWCCQGTGIENFTQLGDSAYLLRNHAVVVNQFVSSTVEDYIHGLLIRQEAHLPQESVVHFTIDALDFSKTSQCADFAAATKRSEPVLLRLPIPDWVESNDIALEIDGSQVKPSNVMADGWLTFPIMPGMRLQLTLPARLRFIEAPDNPNWIAFAYGPVLLAGVLGPTDATSNYSYGGILVRVGKFNAQAAQRAQICLPQGLSREHWLEHIESHIQPVEPPTQSISFAFTLDRGPVNSTSESGRISEPLLLLPYYQLHRSLYALYFDLDDGRGGEAIYAKCEQDSHMRIIDSLTPDQGNNIERSKKLKASANSRSLVAGGRTFRDADTGGWFSYELAVDKRSDKNYIALLTDCPLEEFDSSEPADSGAFAVFVDPCPDLCDHSSQMLAGNEAEYSRQAVRIAAFRLDSAWNSSDIDRNQQDSAPSWHYIGIPASLVNQAPKPRIRVTLSSVSAPIPHIYGLRVAADF